In one window of Hymenobacter nivis DNA:
- a CDS encoding transporter: MPRFYACLLLGLALASPAAAQKLQNDTVSVDKSKYTIFRPTPRKYMRPMVPDRPGITESPYSVDAGHFQYETDALRLLTRREGSTYGHDWYVNHALAKIGLTDRTDFQVGVDSYTDTRNYNAADPSQSQLYRGFGDVTLRLKHTIAGDDNSRWALGLIGYVTLPTGGPRGDGAVEYGVVLPAVYQITKPWSIGGQVAAAVYWDRDTQARYLQLTPTFTTDYQFSKLVQAFVELVGYWDVRQASWRSSINVGPQLDISDNVQLDFGTHLPVTHGVDREYFLGISFRR, encoded by the coding sequence ATGCCCCGTTTCTACGCCTGCCTACTGCTTGGCTTGGCCCTGGCCAGCCCGGCCGCCGCCCAAAAGCTTCAGAACGACACCGTTAGCGTCGACAAGAGCAAGTATACCATTTTTCGGCCCACGCCGCGCAAGTACATGCGGCCGATGGTGCCCGACCGCCCGGGCATCACCGAAAGCCCGTACTCGGTGGATGCGGGCCACTTCCAGTACGAAACCGATGCCCTGCGCTTGCTGACGCGGCGCGAGGGCAGCACTTACGGCCACGACTGGTACGTGAACCACGCGCTGGCCAAAATCGGCCTCACCGACCGCACCGATTTCCAGGTCGGCGTCGACTCGTACACTGACACCCGCAACTACAACGCCGCCGACCCCAGCCAATCGCAGCTGTACCGCGGTTTCGGCGACGTGACGCTGCGCCTCAAGCACACCATTGCCGGCGACGACAACAGCCGCTGGGCCCTGGGCCTGATTGGCTACGTGACGCTGCCCACCGGGGGCCCCCGCGGCGACGGGGCCGTGGAATACGGGGTGGTGCTGCCCGCGGTATACCAAATCACCAAGCCCTGGAGCATTGGCGGGCAGGTGGCGGCCGCTGTGTACTGGGACCGCGACACCCAGGCGCGCTATCTCCAGCTCACGCCCACCTTCACTACTGATTACCAGTTCAGTAAGCTAGTGCAGGCCTTTGTGGAGCTGGTGGGCTACTGGGATGTGCGCCAAGCGTCGTGGCGCAGCTCCATTAACGTGGGGCCCCAGCTCGACATCAGCGACAACGTGCAGCTCGATTTCGGCACCCACCTACCCGTCACCCACGGCGTCGACCGCGAATATTTCCTGGGCATCAGCTTCCGACGCTAA
- a CDS encoding thioredoxin family protein, whose product MSASSTSHALPAPAYTYAEFRALVGTLATEHRTTGPDQGPALVRFTEQNQQHLDRAYALPLLPALVDRLRHLPAPQRWLVLGEAWCGDTAHELPLLAHLAEGSGGRVALHVLLRSEHPAFMAAHQTNGKNSIPKLVMQDAATGETVAEWGPRPAEAHELAQRLHADPEQHTTAIVRQMNEWYTADQGQSLQRELLAVLA is encoded by the coding sequence ATGTCCGCCTCTTCCACTTCCCATGCTTTGCCGGCCCCGGCCTACACCTACGCCGAGTTCCGGGCCTTGGTGGGCACGCTGGCCACCGAGCACCGCACCACCGGCCCCGACCAGGGCCCCGCGCTGGTGCGCTTCACCGAGCAAAACCAGCAGCACCTCGACCGCGCCTACGCCCTGCCCCTGCTGCCCGCACTCGTGGACCGCCTGCGCCACCTGCCCGCCCCCCAGCGCTGGCTGGTGCTGGGCGAGGCTTGGTGCGGGGACACCGCCCACGAGCTGCCCCTACTGGCCCACCTAGCCGAAGGCAGCGGTGGCCGCGTGGCCCTGCACGTGCTGCTGCGCTCCGAGCACCCCGCCTTCATGGCCGCCCACCAAACCAACGGCAAAAACAGCATTCCCAAGCTCGTGATGCAGGACGCGGCCACCGGCGAAACCGTGGCCGAGTGGGGGCCCCGCCCGGCCGAAGCGCACGAGCTGGCCCAACGCCTGCACGCCGACCCCGAACAGCACACGACCGCCATTGTGCGCCAGATGAACGAGTGGTACACCGCCGACCAGGGCCAGTCGTTGCAGCGCGAGCTGCTGGCGGTGCTGGCGTAG